The Erwinia sorbitola nucleotide sequence CTGCCTGTCAGCACTATCGCCGCTGTCAGAAGTGGAGAACGAAAGATATGAGAACCACGGCGTACCCGCGCTCTTATGCCCGTCCAGCCAGCGTTGCCACTGACTGGTTGTATCAGCATTTGACTGATTCTTCGATGCCGGTAAAGAGAAATCGGTCAGCAGGGCCTGACGATAGAGCGGCGAGTTGAAGCCGTCGCTGGCAAACAGGCCAAACTGGTAGCCCTGCTGGCCAAGCGCATTAATCAGCGTAGAAGGGATGCGCGAAGAGAGCACACCATCCATATAGCTGGGTGATATGCCGTAGAACAGCCCAAACAGCCCGCTATCTTCAGTGGTTCCCGAACTGAAATGCTGGCTGAAGCGCACGTTACTTTCAGCAAAATGCGTCAAATTAGGCAGGGCTTTCGCCATTGATGCTTCATTCAGGCCATCGACGGTGATCACCAGCAGATTATTACGGGTGCCCTGATCGCGGAAGGTGATATCGCTAAGGGGATAAGCCACGGAGACCGCTTCAGGATTCCCCTGCTGAACCAGACGGCGCTGATACTCCTGCGCATCCAGCAGGCCGTGCTTCTCGAGGAAGCGTCGCGCGGTCATCGGATAGGAGAGCGGCAAATTAGAGCGCTGCATGGTAATCGGGCGATAGAAATTAGCATCCGCCCAGATATACATCAGATGACTGGCGAAGAAAGCACTGATAAACAGCCCGGCCAGGGGTTTACCAAAGCTGCGCCGATTCAGGCTGCGTAGCTTCTGCCAGCTCCAGGTGGCAAACAGCATCTCAACCAGGAAAATGGCCGGTACGCTGATAAACATCAGCTGCCAGTCACGTGCCATTTCACTCTGATCGGGATTGACCACCAGCTCCCAGACCACCGGATTAAGATGCAGGTGGAAGCGGGCAAATACCGCACTATCGACCAGTATCAGCGTCAGCCCGGCGGTGGCGATAATCGCCGAGAGAAAACGCAGCAGGCGCTGCGACATCACCACAAAGGTTAGCGGGAAAATAATCAGCAGATAGGCGGCAAATACAATAAAGCTAAAGTGCCCAATCCAGCTGCTGAATGAATAGATGCGCCCGGCCAGCGAGGCTGGCCAGTCAGAAACAAACAGGTAACGACTACCCAGAATGAAGGCAAAAATGATGTTAAACAGGGCGAACCAATGCCCCCAGCTAATCATCTGGGAGACTTTTTCACGGTAGCGCTGTCGATTTGTTACCATATTGGAATCAGGATTATCTCATCAGTGGGCTTTATCATCGCGTACCGAAGCCTGAAGGGCATCGGCAAACGAACGTGCCATTACCTGGCGCTGCGCCGGTGCCACGCTGGTATTCAGTAAATTAGTGACCATATTTCCCAAAACCATCAGGGAAAGGTCGGTTGGGGTCTGGTTTGATTCCAGTACCTGAACCATTTCTGCGAGGATTTTCTCCACGCGCTCGTTGCTGTAGCGGGATGATTGTGCCATAACGTCTATTTTATTATTGAGGTTTAAAAAGCGCTATCTTACCGTAAGAATGCACTTTTTTCTGCATTTTTATCGCAATGAAGCGCGAATGAACAACCCACCATTCTGACAGTTGATCGTAAGGGCACACAGTGATTGAATACGCGCCTGTGCCTAAAGGAGAGTTTACCATGAGTCTGGATATTACCCAGATTGCCCTTCACCAGATGATCAAGCGTGACGAACAGACGCTGGAACTGGTTTTGCGTGATTCACTGTTACCGACCAACGCGACCGTGACGGCAAT carries:
- the yejM gene encoding LPS biosynthesis-modulating metalloenzyme YejM, with the translated sequence MVTNRQRYREKVSQMISWGHWFALFNIIFAFILGSRYLFVSDWPASLAGRIYSFSSWIGHFSFIVFAAYLLIIFPLTFVVMSQRLLRFLSAIIATAGLTLILVDSAVFARFHLHLNPVVWELVVNPDQSEMARDWQLMFISVPAIFLVEMLFATWSWQKLRSLNRRSFGKPLAGLFISAFFASHLMYIWADANFYRPITMQRSNLPLSYPMTARRFLEKHGLLDAQEYQRRLVQQGNPEAVSVAYPLSDITFRDQGTRNNLLVITVDGLNEASMAKALPNLTHFAESNVRFSQHFSSGTTEDSGLFGLFYGISPSYMDGVLSSRIPSTLINALGQQGYQFGLFASDGFNSPLYRQALLTDFSLPASKNQSNADTTSQWQRWLDGHKSAGTPWFSYLSFSTSDSGDSADRQTARHYNRAASGVDQQIQNVLTTLEQKGLLANTVVVITAQHGVALEGEPAQGNREILQVPLVVHWPETPAQTVNKLTNHQDIMTTLMQRLLHVSTPASDYSQGEDLFAAQRRHNWVASSTNHQLLITTPQVTLALDNNGSYTAWNVNGERIKHHKLQLALLLQVLTDEKRFIAN
- a CDS encoding YejL family protein; this translates as MAQSSRYSNERVEKILAEMVQVLESNQTPTDLSLMVLGNMVTNLLNTSVAPAQRQVMARSFADALQASVRDDKAH